From Lolium perenne isolate Kyuss_39 chromosome 5, Kyuss_2.0, whole genome shotgun sequence, a single genomic window includes:
- the LOC139831103 gene encoding uncharacterized protein isoform X1: MPPPLALSPLTSPPTEPSRVLNHAAPQTLAAPLPALAPAHEDGADRSTDFWSHPELFQTLAPEDDHAATSRRASIRHPSEPLLVHGNHQGRRRRASSGTAASPAYWRDHPGPWTRPFRDLQDLGPKPHLHAAVLEHILPPQRCGWQECKPACAFTAAACDGSGGPREDVTHIDSSGVLRTHAVYIFPLRRYVYFISPGERAPTRAAPVMVASWSYECRICLDEFKNAGRSG; the protein is encoded by the exons ATGCCGCCCCCGCTCGCCCTATCCCCGCTCACTTCCCCGCCGACGGAGCCCTCCCGTGTCCTCAATCACGCAGCCCCGCAAACACTAGCCGCTCCTCTGCCGGCGCTGGCGCCGGCGCATGAGGACGGGGCCGACCGCAGTACGGACTTCTGGTCGCATCCCGAGCTGTTCCAAACTCTAGCTCCGGAAGACGACCATGCGGCAACCTCGCGCCGTGCGTCGATTCGCCATCCGTCGGAGCCGCTGCTCGTCCACGGGAACCACCAAGGTCGCCGCCGCCGGGCGAGCTCCGGCACCGCTGCCTCGCCGGCGTATTGGAGGGATCACCCAGGGCCATGGACGCGGCCCTTCCGCGACCTGCAAGACCTCGGCCCCAAGccccacctccacgctgccgtccTGGAGCACATCTTGCCACCCCAAAG GTGTGGCTGGCAAGAATGCAAACCAGCCTGTGCATTTACCGCGGCGGCGTGCGATGGCAGCGG CGGACCTCGTGAGGATGTCACCCATATTGATTCTTCTGGTGTTTTGAGGACGCATGCTGTGTATATCTTCCCCCTGAGGAG GTATGTATACTTTATTTCGCCTGGAGAAAGAGCACCTACCCGGGCTGCACCTGTGATGGTGGCCTCGTGGTCCTACGAGTGCAGGATCTGCCTGGACGAGTTCAAGAACGCCGGCAGGTCGGGCTGA
- the LOC127302139 gene encoding wall-associated receptor kinase 3 isoform X1: MATALPCLDMNCFSTSDSGLSVGIGIGSGAGLLLLVLGAIFVTRKIKHQRAKMLKQKFFKQNRGHLLEQLVSQKADIAERMIIPLVELEKATNNFDKAREIGGGGHGTVYKGIMSDDLHVVAIKKSKVAVQREIDEFINEVAILSQINHRNVVKLFGCCLETEVPLLVYEFIPNGTLYHHLHIEDPRASLPWMDRLRIATETARALAYLHSAVSVPIVHRDIKSQNILLDGTLVAKVSDFGASRCIPIDQTGDATAIQGTFGYLDPVYYYTGRLTEKSDVYSFGVLLMELLTRKKPCSYRSSDEESLVSYFTTLLAAGDLARVLDPQVVEEGGKDVEEVAMLAAACVRMEGDHRPTMRQVEMTLESLHVPHGNIVTCDMDAPNYAVIKGTNREEVSRQYSLEEEYLLSSRYPR, from the exons ATGGCAACTGCTCTGCCCTGCCTTGACATGAACTGTTTCTCGACAAGCGATTCAG GTTTAAGTGTCGGCATAGGAATTGGCAGTGGCGCTGGCCTTCTACTGCTAGTACTCGGTGCTATTTTCGTGACCAGGAAGATCAAGCATCAAAGAGCAAAAATGTTGAAGCAGAAGTTCTTCAAGCAGAACAGGGGACATCTGTTGGAACAACTGGTGTCACAGAAGGCGGACATCGCCGAGAGGATGATCATCCCTTTGGTGGAGCTGGAGAAGGCCACGAACAACTTCGACAAGGCTCGCGAGATCGGAGGGGGAGGGCATGGCACGGTGTACAAGGGGATCATGTCCGACGACCTACACGTCGTGGCGATCAAGAAGTCCAAGGTCGCAGTCCAGAGGGAGATCGACGAGTTCATCAACGAGGTGGCCATCCTCTCGCAGATCAACCATAGAAACGTGGTCAAGCTCTTCGGGTGCTGCCTCGAGACGGAGGTGCCGCTGCTGGTGTACGAGTTCATCCCCAATGGGACCCTTTATCACCACCTTCACATCGAGGATCCTAGAGCATCGCTGCCATGGATGGATCGGCTGAGAATCGCAACGGAGACCGCCAGAGCTCTCGCGTACCTTCACTCGGCCGTATCAGTCCCCATAGTCCACAGGGACATCAAGTCTCAGAACATTCTGCTAGATGGCACTCTCGTAGCAAAGGTGTCGGACTTTGGAGCTTCGAGGTGCATTCCGATCGATCAGACAGGGGACGCAACGGCCATCCAAGGGACATTCGGGTACCTAGACCCCGTGTACTATTACACGGGGCGGCTCACAGAGAAGAGCGACGTTTATAGCTTCGGCGTTCTTCTCATGGAGTTGCTCACCAGGAAAAAACCGTGCTCATATCGGTCGTCCGACGAGGAAAGCCTTGTCTCATATTTCACCACTTTGCTTGCAGCAGGCGACCTAGCTCGTGTCTTGGATCCTCAGGTCGTGGAGGAAGGAGGCAAGGATGTAGAAGAGGTAGCTATGTTGGCGGCAGCATGCGTGAGAATGGAAGGTGACCACCGTCCGACCATGAGGCAAGTGGAGATGACGCTCGAGAGCCTTCATGTACCCCACGGAAACATTGTGACGTGTGATATGGATGCACCAAATTATGCTGTGATTAAGGGTACAAATAGGGAGGAGGTGAGCAGACAATATAGCTTGGAAGAAGAGTATTTGTTGTCATCAAGGTACCCCAGGTAG
- the LOC139831103 gene encoding uncharacterized protein isoform X2, whose translation MPPPLALSPLTSPPTEPSRVLNHAAPQTLAAPLPALAPAHEDGADRSTDFWSHPELFQTLAPEDDHAATSRRASIRHPSEPLLVHGNHQGRRRRASSGTAASPAYWRDHPGPWTRPFRDLQDLGPKPHLHAAVLEHILPPQSGPREDVTHIDSSGVLRTHAVYIFPLRRYVYFISPGERAPTRAAPVMVASWSYECRICLDEFKNAGRSG comes from the exons ATGCCGCCCCCGCTCGCCCTATCCCCGCTCACTTCCCCGCCGACGGAGCCCTCCCGTGTCCTCAATCACGCAGCCCCGCAAACACTAGCCGCTCCTCTGCCGGCGCTGGCGCCGGCGCATGAGGACGGGGCCGACCGCAGTACGGACTTCTGGTCGCATCCCGAGCTGTTCCAAACTCTAGCTCCGGAAGACGACCATGCGGCAACCTCGCGCCGTGCGTCGATTCGCCATCCGTCGGAGCCGCTGCTCGTCCACGGGAACCACCAAGGTCGCCGCCGCCGGGCGAGCTCCGGCACCGCTGCCTCGCCGGCGTATTGGAGGGATCACCCAGGGCCATGGACGCGGCCCTTCCGCGACCTGCAAGACCTCGGCCCCAAGccccacctccacgctgccgtccTGGAGCACATCTTGCCACCCCAAAG CGGACCTCGTGAGGATGTCACCCATATTGATTCTTCTGGTGTTTTGAGGACGCATGCTGTGTATATCTTCCCCCTGAGGAG GTATGTATACTTTATTTCGCCTGGAGAAAGAGCACCTACCCGGGCTGCACCTGTGATGGTGGCCTCGTGGTCCTACGAGTGCAGGATCTGCCTGGACGAGTTCAAGAACGCCGGCAGGTCGGGCTGA
- the LOC127302139 gene encoding wall-associated receptor kinase 3 isoform X2, whose product MLKQKFFKQNRGHLLEQLVSQKADIAERMIIPLVELEKATNNFDKAREIGGGGHGTVYKGIMSDDLHVVAIKKSKVAVQREIDEFINEVAILSQINHRNVVKLFGCCLETEVPLLVYEFIPNGTLYHHLHIEDPRASLPWMDRLRIATETARALAYLHSAVSVPIVHRDIKSQNILLDGTLVAKVSDFGASRCIPIDQTGDATAIQGTFGYLDPVYYYTGRLTEKSDVYSFGVLLMELLTRKKPCSYRSSDEESLVSYFTTLLAAGDLARVLDPQVVEEGGKDVEEVAMLAAACVRMEGDHRPTMRQVEMTLESLHVPHGNIVTCDMDAPNYAVIKGTNREEVSRQYSLEEEYLLSSRYPR is encoded by the coding sequence ATGTTGAAGCAGAAGTTCTTCAAGCAGAACAGGGGACATCTGTTGGAACAACTGGTGTCACAGAAGGCGGACATCGCCGAGAGGATGATCATCCCTTTGGTGGAGCTGGAGAAGGCCACGAACAACTTCGACAAGGCTCGCGAGATCGGAGGGGGAGGGCATGGCACGGTGTACAAGGGGATCATGTCCGACGACCTACACGTCGTGGCGATCAAGAAGTCCAAGGTCGCAGTCCAGAGGGAGATCGACGAGTTCATCAACGAGGTGGCCATCCTCTCGCAGATCAACCATAGAAACGTGGTCAAGCTCTTCGGGTGCTGCCTCGAGACGGAGGTGCCGCTGCTGGTGTACGAGTTCATCCCCAATGGGACCCTTTATCACCACCTTCACATCGAGGATCCTAGAGCATCGCTGCCATGGATGGATCGGCTGAGAATCGCAACGGAGACCGCCAGAGCTCTCGCGTACCTTCACTCGGCCGTATCAGTCCCCATAGTCCACAGGGACATCAAGTCTCAGAACATTCTGCTAGATGGCACTCTCGTAGCAAAGGTGTCGGACTTTGGAGCTTCGAGGTGCATTCCGATCGATCAGACAGGGGACGCAACGGCCATCCAAGGGACATTCGGGTACCTAGACCCCGTGTACTATTACACGGGGCGGCTCACAGAGAAGAGCGACGTTTATAGCTTCGGCGTTCTTCTCATGGAGTTGCTCACCAGGAAAAAACCGTGCTCATATCGGTCGTCCGACGAGGAAAGCCTTGTCTCATATTTCACCACTTTGCTTGCAGCAGGCGACCTAGCTCGTGTCTTGGATCCTCAGGTCGTGGAGGAAGGAGGCAAGGATGTAGAAGAGGTAGCTATGTTGGCGGCAGCATGCGTGAGAATGGAAGGTGACCACCGTCCGACCATGAGGCAAGTGGAGATGACGCTCGAGAGCCTTCATGTACCCCACGGAAACATTGTGACGTGTGATATGGATGCACCAAATTATGCTGTGATTAAGGGTACAAATAGGGAGGAGGTGAGCAGACAATATAGCTTGGAAGAAGAGTATTTGTTGTCATCAAGGTACCCCAGGTAG
- the LOC139831103 gene encoding uncharacterized protein isoform X4 — translation MPPPLALSPLTSPPTEPSRVLNHAAPQTLAAPLPALAPAHEDGADRSTDFWSHPELFQTLAPEDDHAATSRRASIRHPSEPLLVHGNHQGRRRRASSGTAASPAYWRDHPGPWTRPFRDLQDLGPKPHLHAAVLEHILPPQRSKSSPLALESTQQFCVAGKNANQPVHLPRRRAMAAADLVRMSPILILLVF, via the exons ATGCCGCCCCCGCTCGCCCTATCCCCGCTCACTTCCCCGCCGACGGAGCCCTCCCGTGTCCTCAATCACGCAGCCCCGCAAACACTAGCCGCTCCTCTGCCGGCGCTGGCGCCGGCGCATGAGGACGGGGCCGACCGCAGTACGGACTTCTGGTCGCATCCCGAGCTGTTCCAAACTCTAGCTCCGGAAGACGACCATGCGGCAACCTCGCGCCGTGCGTCGATTCGCCATCCGTCGGAGCCGCTGCTCGTCCACGGGAACCACCAAGGTCGCCGCCGCCGGGCGAGCTCCGGCACCGCTGCCTCGCCGGCGTATTGGAGGGATCACCCAGGGCCATGGACGCGGCCCTTCCGCGACCTGCAAGACCTCGGCCCCAAGccccacctccacgctgccgtccTGGAGCACATCTTGCCACCCCAAAGGTCGAAATCTTCGCCGCTCGCGCTAGAGTCGACACAACAATTTT GTGTGGCTGGCAAGAATGCAAACCAGCCTGTGCATTTACCGCGGCGGCGTGCGATGGCAGCGG CGGACCTCGTGAGGATGTCACCCATATTGATTCTTCTGGTGTTTTGA
- the LOC139831103 gene encoding uncharacterized protein isoform X3: protein MPPPLALSPLTSPPTEPSRVLNHAAPQTLAAPLPALAPAHEDGADRSTDFWSHPELFQTLAPEDDHAATSRRASIRHPSEPLLVHGNHQGRRRRASSGTAASPAYWRDHPGPWTRPFRDLQDLGPKPHLHAAVLEHILPPQRCGWQECKPACAFTAAACDGSGGPREDVTHIDSSGVLRTHAVYIFPLRRLNQTIYLFHT from the exons ATGCCGCCCCCGCTCGCCCTATCCCCGCTCACTTCCCCGCCGACGGAGCCCTCCCGTGTCCTCAATCACGCAGCCCCGCAAACACTAGCCGCTCCTCTGCCGGCGCTGGCGCCGGCGCATGAGGACGGGGCCGACCGCAGTACGGACTTCTGGTCGCATCCCGAGCTGTTCCAAACTCTAGCTCCGGAAGACGACCATGCGGCAACCTCGCGCCGTGCGTCGATTCGCCATCCGTCGGAGCCGCTGCTCGTCCACGGGAACCACCAAGGTCGCCGCCGCCGGGCGAGCTCCGGCACCGCTGCCTCGCCGGCGTATTGGAGGGATCACCCAGGGCCATGGACGCGGCCCTTCCGCGACCTGCAAGACCTCGGCCCCAAGccccacctccacgctgccgtccTGGAGCACATCTTGCCACCCCAAAG GTGTGGCTGGCAAGAATGCAAACCAGCCTGTGCATTTACCGCGGCGGCGTGCGATGGCAGCGG CGGACCTCGTGAGGATGTCACCCATATTGATTCTTCTGGTGTTTTGAGGACGCATGCTGTGTATATCTTCCCCCTGAGGAGGTTGAACCAGACAATCTACTTGTTCCATACTTAA
- the LOC139831104 gene encoding uncharacterized protein isoform X1 has protein sequence MTNQCLPALAAAARSPAGAAAAGIFWWPRHRGSTAGHHSEPLLHREARGFLLITRIISILLIKVGTYSLALLLNRSFAIRQSLISICVVMLAFSCMVLHDWKFSLSSNVLCTNCKGKGFKSGASMRCPGCQGSAMKVSICIWSLP, from the exons ATGACAAATCAGTGTTTACCTGCCCTGGCTGCTGCTGCCCGCAGTCCAGCCGGAGCTGCTGCCGCTGGCATCTTCTGGTGGCCACGCCATCGAGGTTCTACTGCCGGCCACCACTCTGAGCCGCTACTGCATC GAGAAGCACGAGGCTTTTTGCTAATAACCAGAATAATCAGCATACTGTTGATAAAAGTGGGAACATACTCCCTG GCACTATTATTGAATCGAAGCTTTGCCATCCGACAGAGTTTGATTTCTATTTGTGTAGTCATGCTGGCATTCAG CTGTATGGTGTTGCATGATTGGAAGTTCTCTCTTTCTAGTAATGTACTCTGCACCAACTGCAAGGG CAAGGGCTTTAAGTCTGGTGCTTCCATGAGGTGCCCAGGTTGCCAGGGTTCAGCCATGAAAGTGTCTATCTGCATCTGGAGCCTTCCATGA
- the LOC139831104 gene encoding uncharacterized protein isoform X2, translated as MTNQCLPALAAAARSPAGAAAAGIFWWPRHRGSTAGHHSEPLLHREARGFLLITRIISILLIKVGTYSLALLLNRSFAIRQSLISICVVMLAFSCMVLHDWKFSLSSNVLCTNCKGALSLVLP; from the exons ATGACAAATCAGTGTTTACCTGCCCTGGCTGCTGCTGCCCGCAGTCCAGCCGGAGCTGCTGCCGCTGGCATCTTCTGGTGGCCACGCCATCGAGGTTCTACTGCCGGCCACCACTCTGAGCCGCTACTGCATC GAGAAGCACGAGGCTTTTTGCTAATAACCAGAATAATCAGCATACTGTTGATAAAAGTGGGAACATACTCCCTG GCACTATTATTGAATCGAAGCTTTGCCATCCGACAGAGTTTGATTTCTATTTGTGTAGTCATGCTGGCATTCAG CTGTATGGTGTTGCATGATTGGAAGTTCTCTCTTTCTAGTAATGTACTCTGCACCAACTGCAAGGG GGCTTTAAGTCTGGTGCTTCCATGA